One genomic window of Anguilla anguilla isolate fAngAng1 chromosome 13, fAngAng1.pri, whole genome shotgun sequence includes the following:
- the LOC118211662 gene encoding transcription factor HES-5-like — MAPTVPAALAYSKEHLILTNKPRKPMVEKMRRDRINSSIEQLRSLLGPAFLQQQPDSKLEKADILEMAVFFLARQQKQPVSSSSSPVSQGYSRCVQEIKHFLSREEVMPQSQRRLLNHFQNLPSSSDMTKSQSVLPQLNSPARQNTSKEETPVKGALWRPW, encoded by the exons atggCACCTACAGTACCTGCAGCACTGGCCTACTCTAAGGAGCACCTGATTCTGACCAACAAG CCGAGAAAGCCGATGGTGGAGAAGATGCGCAGAGATCGTATCAACAGCAGCATTGAGCAGCTCAGGTCTCTCCTTGGACCAGCattcctgcagcagcagccagacTCCAAGCTGGAGAAAGCAGACATCCTGGAGATGGCAGTTTTCTTCCTCGCACGGCAGCAGAAGCAGCCAGTGAGCAGCTCCTCctcacctgtcagtcaggggTACTCCAGGTGTGTCCAAGAGATCAAGCATTTCCTGTCCAGGGAGGAAGTGATGCCGCAATCCCAGAGAAGACTCCTGAACCATTTCCAGAACCTGCCATCTTCCTCTGATATGACCAAGAGTCAGAGTGTGTTGCCTCAGCTGAACTCTCCAGCCAGACAGAACACCAGCAAAGAGGAGACTCCAGTCAAAGGCGCCCTCTGGAGGCCCTGGTAG